Proteins encoded together in one Juglans regia cultivar Chandler chromosome 9, Walnut 2.0, whole genome shotgun sequence window:
- the LOC108991968 gene encoding uncharacterized protein LOC108991968 has product MENRRQRSCSGEVFSFPSTPVEDEDSDFEFGSITPDSSFKNSPADHLFFNGRLLPHAFPIQPAASVAIEGSRTTSRNSSVSSKDSLRSSRSNSTNSRSSSCSSARTSTSDMSERKLLYQYKVASKATMARDRHQAYNKALSAQIYGSSQRWQYITPVPLLSREDPLRRKKLAGKEAKPKKQVRERKGESLWHFTEFFWGIVSACKECHAMEPSSKLR; this is encoded by the coding sequence ATGGAGAATCGCCGGCAAAGGAGCTGCTCTGGCGAGGtgttctcattcccaagcactCCGGTAGAAGACGAAGACTCCGACTTCGAGTTCGGTTCTATTACGCCGGACTCATCCTTCAAAAACTCTCCTGCCGACCATTTGTTTTTCAATGGCCGGCTCTTACCGCATGCTTTTCCTATTCAACCAGCCGCCAGTGTCGCTATCGAGGGTTCTCGTACAACGAGCCGCAACAGCAGCGTTAGCAGCAAGGACTCGCTAAGGTCGTCGCGAAGTAATAGCACGAATAGTCGGAGCAGTAGTTGCAGCAGTGCAAGGACGAGCACGAGCGACATGTCTGAGAGAAAATTGTTGTACCAGTACAAAGTTGCATCCAAAGCAACTATGGCTAGAGATAGACACCAAGCCTATAATAAAGCTCTTTCAGCACAAATATATGGGTCTTCTCAAAGGTGGCAATATATTACACCTGTACCTCTTTTGAGTCGCGAAGACCCTTTGCGTAGAAAGAAATTGGCCGGGAAAGAAGCAAAACCAAAGAAACAAGTTCGGGAGAGGAAAGGGGAAAGCTTGTGGCATTTTACTGAATTTTTCTGGGGGATTGTCTCGGCCTGCAAAGAATGCCATGCCATGGAACCGTCGAGCAAATTAAGATGA
- the LOC108992910 gene encoding probable protein phosphatase 2C 39 has translation MAGKEILHKMKEKVGLGSSDPDSGKGKSKMSKKITHGFHLVKGKSHHAMEDYVFSQFKQVEDNELGLFAIFDGHLSQDVPDYLRSHLFENILKEPDFWRETEKAIRKAYRITDANILEKAVDLGKGGSTAVTAILINCHKLVVANIGDSRAVICKNGVAKQLSIDHGPSMERERIEESGGFVSNFPGDVPRVDGQLAVARAFGDKSLKEHLSSEPHVTVEFIDDETEFVILASDGLWKVMSNQEAADCIKPIKDARSAAKHLTEEALNRKSTDDISCIVVRFG, from the exons ATGGCTGGCAAAGAAATCCTCCACAAGATGAAG GAAAAAGTTGGGTTAGGTTCGTCAGATCCCGACtctggaaaaggaaaaagcaaGATGTCAAAGAAGATAACGCATGGCTTTCACTTGGTGAAGGGAAAATCACATCATGCCATGGAAGATTATGTTTTTTCACAGTTTAAGCAAGTTGAAGACAATGAGCTTGGTCTGTTTGCAATCTTTGATGGCCATTTGAGTCAAGATGTTCCCGATTATCTGAGGTCTCatttatttgagaatattttaaaggAG CCTGACTTctggagagaaacagagaaagcAATCAGGAAAGCTTATCGTATAACAGACGCCAACATTTTGGAGAAAGCAGTTGATTTGGGAAAAGGCGGTTCAACTGCAGTTACAGCAATATTGATTAATTGTCATAAGTTGGTAGTAGCGAACATTGGGGATTCTCGAGCTGTTATCTGTAAGAATGGTGTGGCCAAGCAACTATCAATTGATCATGGGCCAAGCATGGAAAGGGAGAGAATTGAGGAGAGTGGTGGTTTTGTGTCCAACTTTCCCG GGGATGTTCCACGAGTTGATGGGCAATTGGCAGTGGCAAGGGCATTTGGTGACAAGAGCTTGAAGGAACACCTCAGTTCAGAGCCCCATGTCACGGTGGAGTTTATAGATGATGAAACGGAGTTTGTTATCCTAGCAAGTGATGGATTATGGaag GTAATGTCGAACCAAGAAGCAGCAGATTGCATCAAGCCAATAAAGGATGCTCGGTCAGCAGCAAAGCACCTGACCGAAGAGGCGCTTAATAGAAAGAGCACAGATGATATTTCCTGCATAGTTGTAAGATTTGGGTGA